One window of Trifolium pratense cultivar HEN17-A07 linkage group LG5, ARS_RC_1.1, whole genome shotgun sequence genomic DNA carries:
- the LOC123887092 gene encoding 40S ribosomal protein S21-2-like: MQNDEGQITELYIPRKCSATNRLITAKDHASVQINIGHLDESGVYNGTFSTFALCGFTRAQGDADSGIDRLWQKKKTELKQ; this comes from the exons ATGCAGAACGATGAAGGACAAATCACTGAGCTCTATATTCCTAGGAAGTG ttctGCTACAAACAGATTGATTACTGCTAAGGATCATGCTTCAGTTCAGATCAACATAGGTCATTTGGATGAGAGCGGTGTTTACAATGGCACCTTCTCCACTTTTGCTCTCTGCGGTTTCACTCGTGCTCAG GGAGATGCTGACAGTGGTATTGATCGCCTGTGGCAGAAAAAGAAAACCGAACTTAAGCAATAG
- the LOC123886630 gene encoding LOW QUALITY PROTEIN: uncharacterized protein LOC123886630 (The sequence of the model RefSeq protein was modified relative to this genomic sequence to represent the inferred CDS: inserted 2 bases in 1 codon; deleted 2 bases in 1 codon; substituted 1 base at 1 genomic stop codon), with protein sequence KELLNYKGDTKVNSTPGPYVYKISGHNYHRIGGLIPFHGQLPIFAQLYVHDTKNEIHNQLSSLKTSLKSGDSAKDLDATIVQGIKDMLDMYNRIARIFRMARDRLFAPNNKEVHIKLIGTRSDSSRQYIMPTTSKIAALIVGDFGQSNGRRDIVVEHKRKCLQRXYHPKFMAMQYPLLFPYGEDGFHLDILHSLTRARRRKNTKRTKVTMREYYAYRIQQRICEANTLICGGRLFQQYVVDAYTAIEEERLRGKRKFPKKFSAETVVDVDGFPTYRRRDNGRHVKKGDINLDNRYVVPYNRGLLLAFQAHLNVEWCNKSRAIKYLFKYLHKGPDRATMLIQDNVSTNKTTNSTKITTVDEIKTFLDCRYLSACEACWRIFKFDIHYRSTSVTRLSFHLPEENSITLRDSNRLSTIVARERVNESMFIEWMRMNSISSEAQRLTYSEFPEKFVWDKTLKKSXKRQVGNTIGRIYYAHPTSGERYYLRILLNILRGPKSYEHIKTVKGFIYDTFKEACYVLGLLDDDKEWNDAFEESSIWATGSQLRELFVTILLYGEVTNISQLWENNWKILSDDILYRKRKLFHHSELQLTDEQIQSYCLIELEKIWVQNGKYLSDFSRMPLPNSIASEAMENRLILEELNYNVIELIKEHERCHPLLNDQQFIVYNHVLKAVETNMGGVYFVYGHEGTGKTFLYRTIIAKLRSEKKID encoded by the exons aaagAACTCTTAAATTACAAAGGTG ATACAAAGGTGAACTCCACTCCAGGCCCATATGTTTACAAAATTAGTGGTCATAATTACCATAGAATTGGAGGACTCATACCTTTCCATGGACAGTTGCCTATATTCGCTCAGCTTTATGTTCATgatacaaaaaatgagatccACAATCAATTGTCTTCTTTGAAGACTTCTTTGAAGAGTGGGGATAGTGCAAAAGATCTTGATGCAACCATTGTCCAAGGCATAAAGGACATGCTCGACATGTATAACCGGATTGCTAGAATATTCAGAATGGCAAGAGATAGATTATTTGCACCAAACAACAAAGAAGTTCACATAAAGTTAATTGGTACAAGATCGGACAGTTCACGACAATATATAATGCCCACCACGTCAAAAATTGCTGCTCTCATTGTCGGAGATTTTGGCCAATCCAATGGACGGAGAGATATAGTTgtagagcataagagaaaatgTCTGCAAAG ATATCATCCTAAATTCATGGCAATGCAATATCCTTTGTTATTTCCATATGGTGAGGATGGATTTCACTTGGACATTTTGCATTCtct aactcgagcaaggagaaga aaaaacactaaAAGAACAAAGGTTACAATGAGAGAATATTATGCTTACCGAATACAACAAAGAATCTGTGAAGCAAATACTCTCATTTGTGGTGGTCGATTATTCCAACAATATGTTGTTGATGCATACACGGCCATAGAAGAAGAGCGACTACGTGGT AAGAGAAAATTCCCCAAAAAGTTTTCTGCTGAAACAGTAGTAGATGTGGATGGCTTTCCAACATATAGGAGGAGGGACAACGGAAGACATGTGAAAAAAGGAGACATCAATTTGGACAACCGGTATGTTGTTCCATATAACCGAGGTTTGTTGCTGGCATTTCAGGCTCATCTAAATGTTGAATGGTGCAACAAGTCTAGAGCAATCAAATACCTGTTTAAATATCTCCACAAGGGCCCAGATAGAGCAACAATGTTGATCCAAGATAATGTTTcgacaaacaaaacaacaaattcAACTAAGATAACAACAGTTGATGAGATCAAAACTTTCTTGGATTGTAG GTATCTATCAGCGTGTGAGGCATGCTGGAGGATATTCAAGTTTGACATACACTACCGAAGCACGTCCGTTACAAGATTAAGCTTCCATTTACCAGAAGAAAACTCAATCACTCTAAGAGATTCAAATCGGTTGTCAACCATCGTTGCAAGAGAACGAGTAAATGAGTCAATGTTTATAGAGTGGATGAGAATGAATTCCATAAGCTCAGAAGCACAAAGGTTAACATATTCTGAGTTCCCCGAAAAATTTGTTTGGGACAAAACACTCAAGAAATCGTAAAAAAGGCAGGTTGGAAACACAATTGGAAGAATTTATTATGCCCATCCAACCTCAGGAGAGAGATATTATTTGAGAATCTTACTGAATATTCTTCGAGGTCCAAAAAGCTATGAACACATTAAGACGGTAAAGGGGTTCATTTATGATACATTCAAAGAAGCATGCTATGTTCTTGGACTATTGGATGATGACAAAGAATGGAATGATGCATTCGAAGAATCATCGATATGGGCCACGGGTTCTCAATTAAGAGAATTATTTGTTACTATTCTGCTTTatggagaagtaacaaatataAGTCAGCTTTGGGAAAATAATTGGAAAATTTTGTCTGATGATATTCtctatagaaaaagaaaattgtttcacCACTCTGAGTTGCAGCTGACTGATGAACAGATTCAATCATACTGCTTAATTGAACTTGAAAAGATTTGGGTGCAAAATGGAAAATACCTTTCCGATTTCTCTAGAATGCCGTTACCAAATAGCATTGCCTCGGAAGCCATGGAGAATCGCCTTATTCTAGAAGAGCTGAATTATAATGTTATCGAGCTGATAAAAGAACATGAAAGGTGTCATCCATTACTCAATGACCAACAATTTATTGTATATAATCATGTTTTAAAAGCAGTCGAGACAAACATGGGTGGAGTCTACTTCGTATATGGCCATGAGGGAACTGGTAAAACTTTTCTATATAGAACAATCATTGCCAAACTCAGGTCAGAGAAAAAAATAGATTAG